The Sulfurimonas sp. genome includes the window ACAGTATTGTCAATATCTTTAGGTATTCTTCTTTATGGTATTGTTACTAAAAAACAAAAATTATGGTTAAAAGCAATTTATATTTTATTTTTTATAAGTGCATCTAGTAATATATTTATAATTCAATCTAAGCTTGGTTATGGACTCTATGCTATTTCAATCTTAACTGTAACTGCAATGATTATGATTAAATATAAAAAATACTACATGTTACCTGTATCTTTGGTACTAATATTAGGTGGATATATAATAGCATACAATACAAGTAGTGTATTTAATAAAAGGCTCAATGGTTTTTTTAATCAAACTGAAGCTGCAATCGAGAAAAAGAATTATCATACACCTACCGGTGTTAGAGTTGGTTTTAACGTTTATGGGTATGAAATTATAAAAGAAAATATTGTTTTTGGAGTTGGTACTGGTGATCATATAGATGAATTTATGAATTATGTAAAAGAACATGACAAGGATAGAAAAAATATTCGAAGCTTACATAAAAATACTAGAAATGGTGTATATGCAAGTTTACATAGTGAGTTTCTAGATAATGCTCTTCAGTTTGGGATTATAGGTTTATTAGTATTTTTAAATATATTTTATCAACTTTTGAGATACCCATATGAAGATCATTATATGAAAGTAGTTCAAATTATATTTATAGTTATACTCTTAAGTGTTTCAAGTGTTAGTTTAGTATTCTTATATGCTAAGTTAAAAAATATTTTTATATTCTTATCAGCATTGACATTGATGCATTATCATAACGAAAAACGGCTAAAGCTTCTTTAGTCCGTTTTTACATATAAACTCTTCATCATCCCATTTTTTTTTCATAATAGCGTTATTTGCGTCAACATTTTCACTATTCCAAGTTCTTGGATGGTATAAATGGAACGTATTTGCCAAGTATCTTACGCTTTTTGAATCAATTCCAAAATGTTGGAATCTCCAAGTAAGGTCTATGTCTTCACCTACCGAAGGTGTTGTGTAGTCCTCATCAAATCCGTTTATATACTCCATATCTTTTTTAAAGCACGAGAAATTACATCCAATTATCATTGGACGTTTTTTATTTAGTTTTTGCTCTAGCTTTGAGCCTTTGTTTAATTTTATTCCCTCTTCAACATGTCTTGCTTTGTCGATTGCCAAAAACGGCAGAAATAATCCAAAAAGTTTCTCTACAAAATATGTTTTTAAATATCCTTTTCTAATTAGATTGGAAAAGAATGGACCTAGTTCAACACGTTTTCCACATAAAATACGGCCGTGTGTTATTGATTCAACATGTTTCTCTACAAAATCACTGTAAGGAATTATATCACCGTCTATAAATATTAAATAATCGCCTTTTGACTCTTTAACTGCACGGTTTAGTGCTATGTTTTTTCTCCAGCCTGTATCTTCTTGTGTCAGATGCTTTAACATGTTTTTTTCTTTATATGGAGCCAAAAACTCTTCCATCTCTTTTGATTCACAATCTTCAGAGATAATTATTTCAAAATTTTCATATGTTTGATTTAATAAGCTATCAAGTATAAGTTTAAGTGCTTGGGTATCTTTGTATACAGAGACTATTACACTCACTGAAATATTATTATAATTCAATTGAAGCCTTTTTAGGATGGATTTTATCATTAATTAGTTAAAATGCCACTTTATATTATGGAGAGTTAATGGTATCTATTATTTCGGTTAATTATAATAGCTCTGATGAAACACTTGAGATGGTAAAAAGTGTAAGGGCTAATACAGATGTTGAGTATGAGCTTATTATTGTCGATAATGCCTCAAAAGATGATGAGGTACAAAAGTTAAAATTTTTAGAAAATGATAAAGATATAAAGCTTGTTTACAGCCAAAAAAATGTCGGATTTGCATCTGGAAATATGCTTGGTGTTGAAAAAGCAAATAAAGATTCAAATTACTACTTCTTTTTAAATAACGATACTCTTCTGATCAATAATGTTGTTGATATCTTACATAAATCTATGGAGGATAATAGTGACATAGGTTTAATCTCCCCACAACTTTATGATGAAAATCAAAAAAGATCTACAACTTTCAGAGAATTTCCAAGTGTATCTGAAAAACTTTTCGGTAAAGGTTTTAAACGTTTTGTTTCTCTTAGAAAAATATACAACAATAAAAAAGAGTACAAAGATATTATAGATGTAGGTATTGTAAGCGGAGCTTCAATGTTCTGTAATTCCGAAGCTTTTAACAGTATTGGAGGTTTAGACAAAAACTTCTTTTTATATTGTGAAGAGGAAGATTTATCACAACGTTTTCATAATGCAGGATACAGGGTTTGTTTAGAACCAAGAGCAAAACTTATACATCTTGCAGGGGTTAGTACAAAAAGAAACTTTATAATTGAGAGAGAGTTTTTGATCTCATATTTTTACTTGCTAAACAAACACTTAGATCATCTTATGGCGTTTATATTAAAGCTGCAAATAACTCTAAAATATCTCACAAAGTTTAAAAAAGATGATGTAAACAAACAGCTTTTTTGGTTTTGTCTTGATTTTAACAAAGATATGTACAGTTTAAAACATGATATGAATACAAAATATATTGATTTTTTTAAGAGTATTAGAGACTATTTTAAAAGTTCATTAGATTCTATACATAAAGCAAGAAATGAGATAAAAATAGTTCCTTACAATGATAAGGAGTTTGTTATAAAATCATTTAAAGTACCGCATTTTATAAACAAGATTGTATATACATTTTTTAAAGACTCAAAAGCAAAAAAATCTTATGAAAACAGTGTTAGAATCATAGATTTTGTACCAAAACCTATCGGGTATATAGAATTTAAGAAAAGTGGTCTAATTAATGACAGTTATTTTGTAAGTGAAAATTTTAAATATGATCTTACAATAAGAGAACCTTTATTAGATTCAGATTATGAAGATAAAGAGAATATTTTTAAAGAGTTTGCCAAGTTTACTTACAGACTCCATGAACAAGGTATATTTCACTTAGATTACAGTCCCGGCAATATATTGATCAAAAAAGAAAATGGCAGTTACACTTTTAAAATAGTCGATATTAACAGAATGCAGTTTAAAAAGCTTACTTTAGAGCAAAGACTTTTGAATTTTTCCAAACTTTGGGCTAAAGATGATGATCTTAAAATAATTGTAAAAGAGTATGCTAAGATCATTGGCGAAGATGAGAATAAATGTATTGAAACGGCATTAAAATATTCGCAAAAACATAAAGATAAAAAGAACTTCAAAAAAAGATTAAAAGGGCAGAAAGTTGGTGATTAGTGTAGCTATAATTGCTAAAAATGCAGAAAAGACGATCGGTGATACTTTAGAGAGTTTAAAGTCGTTTGATGATGTAGTTGTATATGACAACGGTTCAACCGATAATACAAAAAGTATATGTGAATCATATGCAAATGTTAATCATGTAGATGGTGAATTCAGCGGTTTTGGTCCTACAAAAAACAAAGCTGCCTCTTTTTGTAAAAATGATTGGATCTTATCTTTAGATGCGGATGAAGTGTTGACTAAAGAGTTTATAGATGAACTAAAAGCCGTAGAGCTAGATGAAAGTAAAGTTTACACAATAAATAGAGTAAATTATTATAAAGACCAAAAGATTGCACACTGCTGGGCAAACGATATTATTGTACGTGTGTATAATAAAAATAAAACAGCTTTTAATGATCTGCATGTACATGAAAAAGTTATAAGTGATGGTTTTAAAGTAATAGATCTTAAAAGTGAAGTAAACCATTTTCCATATTCAACAATCACGGACTTTATAATAAAGTTAGATAGATACTCTACAATCTTTGCAGAGGATAATGTCGGTAGAAAGTCATCATCACCACTAAAAGCTATACTTAATGCCAAGTTTTCTTTTTTAAAAACTTATTTTATAAAACGCGGTTTTTTAGACGGCTATGCTGGGCTTGTGATAGCGTTTTCACATATGGCTACAAATTTTTACAAGTATATAAAACTATATGAAGCAAATAAAGAGTTGAAAAAATGAGAGTATTAGTTACAAGACATGACAAGATAGGTGATTTTATAACATCTTTACCTATGTGTAAGATATTAAAAGATCAAACGGAACATGAAGTAGTAATGTTGGTTTCTAAAATAAATTACGATCTGGCATCTAAACTGGACTTTGTCGATGATGTTATTGAATATACAGACGATATTTTAGAACTCTCAAAAAGAATAAAAGCTAAAAATATTGATGTGAGTATCAGTGGATACATAGAAAACAAATTAGGTATTGCACTAATACTCGCCGGTGTTAAAAAAAGAATAGGTCCTGCTACAAAAATTGCACAGATCTTCTTTAACGATACATTAAAACAGCGAAGAAGCGAAGTTAAAAAAACAGAGTGGCAATATAATTTGGATCTGGTTAAACATTTTGATGAGAGTTTAAAACTTGAATTTAAAAGACCGCTTTTAGATACAAAACAAAAACGTGAAAATATGGTTGTCTTTCATGCCGGAAGTGGTGGAAGTAGCGATGGTAACCTCTCTTGGGATGATTATATAAAACTTGCAAAAGCTGCATCACAAAAAGCAGAAGTGGTATTTACGTTTGGACCTGATGACAGTGAAGTAAAAGAGTATATAAAAACCCACTTGGATTTTGACGCAAAGATTAGAGATGATTTTAAATCTATTTGGGACTTGACGGAGTTTATTTCAACATCTAAAATGTTTACCAGTACTTCTACAGGTCCTATGCATTTAGCAGGACTTACAAATACACCTACTTTATCTTTCTTTGGAGCAAATCTGTTTGCATCTGCTAAGAGATGGTCAACTATAAGCGATATAGAGATTCAAAATAATTTTGAAGTACCTGCCGAATATAGTATTGAGTTATACAAAACTATTGAAGATACGCTTTTATCTAAAATAAGTTAAAAAATAGTATAATCCATTTATGAAATATAATAACATCGACTTCAATAACAAAACAGTTTTAATTACAGGTGGAGCAGGATTTATAGGCTCTAATTTAGCATTTTATTTTCAAAAAAACTATCCAAAGTGTAATGTTATAGTACTTGATAGTTTTAGAAGTGGTGAGACGCTAAGTAATGGAAACTTAAAAAGTTTTGGTCACTTTAAAAACCTTCTTGGTTTCAAAGGGAAGGTGATCAGTGGGGATATTAACGATAAATCTTTATTAAACTCTATAGATGAAGAATATGATTTTGACTATATATTTCACCAGGCTGCAATAAGTGATACTACTGCATCTGAACAAGATTTGATGATACAAACAAATGTAAATGCATATGAAGATCTGCTAAAAATAGCAATTAAACATAATGCTAATATGATCTATGCATCTAGTGCGGCTACATACGGTGACAGTGATAGATTTGAAGTTGGATATGAACAGCCAAATAATGTATATGGTTTTTCAAAAGTTATGATGGATAATATATCGTATAAGTACATAAAAGATGGTGCAGATATATCGATAGTAGGTCTTAAATATTTTAATGTATACGGTCCAAGAGAATACTTTAAAAATAAGACTGCATCTATGGTTGTACAGTTTGGTCATCAGATCTTAAAAGGTTTGACACCTAAACTTTTTGAAGGTAGTGATAAGATCCTTAGGGACTTTATCTATATAGATGATGTTATTCAAGCAAATATATTGGCTTGTAAGCCTAAAAAAAGTGGTGTTTATAATGTTGGAACAGGAAAAGCAAGAAGCTTTGAAGATATAGTAAACATCTTACAAAAAGAGCTTAATATAGATAACGGCAAAGAGTATATACCAAATCCGTTTGTAGGACAGTATCAGTTTTTTACACAGGCAAATATTGAAAGTACAAAAGAAAACTTGGGGTATGAGCCAAAATATGAGATGGAAGATGGCATAAAATCATATATTCCAGAGATAAAAAGATTATTTGATGTTGAGGTTGATAAATAATGCATAACTCTCCAAAAGTTTTAGTTATCGGTGATCTTATGATAGATCATTATCTTTGGGGAAGTGCAAACCGTATTTCACCTGAAGCTCCTGTTCAAGTTGTAGATATAGATAAAGAAACTACTGTTCTTGGCGGGGCAGGAAATGTTGTAAATAATCTAAGAGCTCTTGGGTGTGAAGTAAGTGTTGTATCTGTTGTGGGTGATGATGAGGTTGCACATGAACTTGAAGAGATGCTTGATGCTATAGATGCAAAAAGTTATTTAGTAAAAGAACATGAGAGAAAAACATCTAAAAAAAGCCGTATTATTGCATCTCACTCACAAGTTGTTCGTTATGATAAAGAGTCAAAAGATAATATATCTACAAGTTCAGAAGCTGAACTATTAACAAAGTTTAAAGAATTATGTCAAGAGATAGATATCGTTTTATTATCAGACTATGGAAAAGGTGTGTTAACAGATTCTTTAACAAAAGAGATCATAGAGATATCTAATTCAAATAGTAAAAAAGTTTTAGTTGATCCAAAAGGATTGGATTATTCTAAATATAGTGGAGCTTACCTTTTAACTCCAAATAAAAAAGAGGCACAAGAAGCAAGTGGAGTTAAGATAGAGGATGATAACTCTTTAGTAGAAGCACTTACAAAATTAAAAGATGTTGCAAAACTAGATATATCTCTAATTACTTTAAGTGAAGATGGGATCGCTATTTATGATGATAAACTTATAATGCGTCCAACAGTAGCACGCGAGGTTTATGACGTAACAGGTGCGGGCGATACTGTATTAGCATCACTGGGTTACTCTTTGGCGTGTGGAAAAGATATAGTATCATCTTTAGAGTTTGCAAACTTAGCAGCAGGTGTAGTTGTTGGAAAGTTAGGTTCTGCTACAGCTACAATAGATGAGATTGAACATTACAGATCAAGTATAAA containing:
- the rfaD gene encoding ADP-glyceromanno-heptose 6-epimerase: MKYNNIDFNNKTVLITGGAGFIGSNLAFYFQKNYPKCNVIVLDSFRSGETLSNGNLKSFGHFKNLLGFKGKVISGDINDKSLLNSIDEEYDFDYIFHQAAISDTTASEQDLMIQTNVNAYEDLLKIAIKHNANMIYASSAATYGDSDRFEVGYEQPNNVYGFSKVMMDNISYKYIKDGADISIVGLKYFNVYGPREYFKNKTASMVVQFGHQILKGLTPKLFEGSDKILRDFIYIDDVIQANILACKPKKSGVYNVGTGKARSFEDIVNILQKELNIDNGKEYIPNPFVGQYQFFTQANIESTKENLGYEPKYEMEDGIKSYIPEIKRLFDVEVDK
- a CDS encoding glycosyltransferase family 2 protein, which gives rise to MISVAIIAKNAEKTIGDTLESLKSFDDVVVYDNGSTDNTKSICESYANVNHVDGEFSGFGPTKNKAASFCKNDWILSLDADEVLTKEFIDELKAVELDESKVYTINRVNYYKDQKIAHCWANDIIVRVYNKNKTAFNDLHVHEKVISDGFKVIDLKSEVNHFPYSTITDFIIKLDRYSTIFAEDNVGRKSSSPLKAILNAKFSFLKTYFIKRGFLDGYAGLVIAFSHMATNFYKYIKLYEANKELKK
- a CDS encoding glycosyltransferase, giving the protein MNYNNISVSVIVSVYKDTQALKLILDSLLNQTYENFEIIISEDCESKEMEEFLAPYKEKNMLKHLTQEDTGWRKNIALNRAVKESKGDYLIFIDGDIIPYSDFVEKHVESITHGRILCGKRVELGPFFSNLIRKGYLKTYFVEKLFGLFLPFLAIDKARHVEEGIKLNKGSKLEQKLNKKRPMIIGCNFSCFKKDMEYINGFDEDYTTPSVGEDIDLTWRFQHFGIDSKSVRYLANTFHLYHPRTWNSENVDANNAIMKKKWDDEEFICKNGLKKL
- a CDS encoding O-antigen ligase family protein — encoded protein: MIKKILDLKVKYQEKYILAANYLLIVYAFFLPIYAKPVKTIFGIVLVLFLLSGNIKEKLLFAFKDKVVQAFLLFLIVHIVWILGSENTEVAIFKLKELKYILYMIVFIIVIRKDFIYKILTGFLLGIFFSEIVSYLMLFDIRIPYLIYTGYGVNVPFMATFTQYSTVLSISLGILLYGIVTKKQKLWLKAIYILFFISASSNIFIIQSKLGYGLYAISILTVTAMIMIKYKKYYMLPVSLVLILGGYIIAYNTSSVFNKRLNGFFNQTEAAIEKKNYHTPTGVRVGFNVYGYEIIKENIVFGVGTGDHIDEFMNYVKEHDKDRKNIRSLHKNTRNGVYASLHSEFLDNALQFGIIGLLVFLNIFYQLLRYPYEDHYMKVVQIIFIVILLSVSSVSLVFLYAKLKNIFIFLSALTLMHYHNEKRLKLL
- a CDS encoding glycosyltransferase family 2 protein; this translates as MVSIISVNYNSSDETLEMVKSVRANTDVEYELIIVDNASKDDEVQKLKFLENDKDIKLVYSQKNVGFASGNMLGVEKANKDSNYYFFLNNDTLLINNVVDILHKSMEDNSDIGLISPQLYDENQKRSTTFREFPSVSEKLFGKGFKRFVSLRKIYNNKKEYKDIIDVGIVSGASMFCNSEAFNSIGGLDKNFFLYCEEEDLSQRFHNAGYRVCLEPRAKLIHLAGVSTKRNFIIEREFLISYFYLLNKHLDHLMAFILKLQITLKYLTKFKKDDVNKQLFWFCLDFNKDMYSLKHDMNTKYIDFFKSIRDYFKSSLDSIHKARNEIKIVPYNDKEFVIKSFKVPHFINKIVYTFFKDSKAKKSYENSVRIIDFVPKPIGYIEFKKSGLINDSYFVSENFKYDLTIREPLLDSDYEDKENIFKEFAKFTYRLHEQGIFHLDYSPGNILIKKENGSYTFKIVDINRMQFKKLTLEQRLLNFSKLWAKDDDLKIIVKEYAKIIGEDENKCIETALKYSQKHKDKKNFKKRLKGQKVGD
- a CDS encoding glycosyltransferase family 9 protein; translation: MRVLVTRHDKIGDFITSLPMCKILKDQTEHEVVMLVSKINYDLASKLDFVDDVIEYTDDILELSKRIKAKNIDVSISGYIENKLGIALILAGVKKRIGPATKIAQIFFNDTLKQRRSEVKKTEWQYNLDLVKHFDESLKLEFKRPLLDTKQKRENMVVFHAGSGGSSDGNLSWDDYIKLAKAASQKAEVVFTFGPDDSEVKEYIKTHLDFDAKIRDDFKSIWDLTEFISTSKMFTSTSTGPMHLAGLTNTPTLSFFGANLFASAKRWSTISDIEIQNNFEVPAEYSIELYKTIEDTLLSKIS
- the rfaE1 gene encoding D-glycero-beta-D-manno-heptose-7-phosphate kinase is translated as MHNSPKVLVIGDLMIDHYLWGSANRISPEAPVQVVDIDKETTVLGGAGNVVNNLRALGCEVSVVSVVGDDEVAHELEEMLDAIDAKSYLVKEHERKTSKKSRIIASHSQVVRYDKESKDNISTSSEAELLTKFKELCQEIDIVLLSDYGKGVLTDSLTKEIIEISNSNSKKVLVDPKGLDYSKYSGAYLLTPNKKEAQEASGVKIEDDNSLVEALTKLKDVAKLDISLITLSEDGIAIYDDKLIMRPTVAREVYDVTGAGDTVLASLGYSLACGKDIVSSLEFANLAAGVVVGKLGSATATIDEIEHYRSSINKTTIDAHIKSFDELKVQVDRLKKLGKKIVFTNGCFDILHRGHVSYLDIAKSYGDVLILGLNSDASVRKLKGESRPINSEEDRAFVLSALESVDFVTVFSDETPYDLIKMVEPDILVKGGDYEGKEVVGSDIAREVKLVQFVDGKSTTKTIEKIQTCDC